The genomic interval TCCGGAGATGGTACACCTCCTGCAAGAAAGGCCCCTAAGAAAGGCCCCAGAGCAGTGACCCGGGCTGACGTCATTTCCACTTGCTGGACTCTTACAAGAGTCATGAATTCACTCTGTTTCCCACCCTGCTGTCTGTGGTGTGGAAATGCTTGGGCCTCCCCTCATTACTCTCAAAAGATGCCTTCAGCGTGGCATGGAAATTAAACAAAGCTGGAAACACAACAGTGCTGCGCAGGAAGCCAGCACACTGGCCATATCATTAGCTAGGATGTTTGGCATTCAAGAGGCGCTTGTCAGAAAATAATCACTACTGTAAGTGATGTCTCTGGATATGGGTCAGCTTCGGTCCACTATAAAAGACAGCCCAGTTCCTTACTCTCTCATTCGCTTCTCTTGCCTCTTTCTTCCTGGGAACCAGGTGAGTGCGAGCCCCCttcctgtctctctctctctctctcttcatcAGGAGGCCTGAGGTCTATAGACCTCTCATGTGCTACCAGCTCTGTACCATGACAAAGCTTGCAGCTGCTGGTCGTGGGAAAGGGAAGTGGGCAGAAGGTTGGTCCTGGACGGTAGCTGGGACTGCACTGCGGGGCTTCTGGGCGAGGATCTAAGAAGTAGCTTGATAGGCACCGGGTGCTTCTTTCTGGGACCTGGCAGGAGCAGACCAGGAAGCCGATGATCATCCGTGCACAGCTCCCAACTCCCAGGACTGCATGGGCATGATTCCCTCttggtgggatggcagcctCCTCCTGACTCTCTATTTTCTCCACTCGGCCCTCTCTCCCAACAGGTGCACTGCCAACCCAAAGACATGTCCTGCTGCGACCCGTGCGTGCCATGCCGGCCCTGCGGCCCCACTcctctggccagcagctgcaatgagccctgtgtcaggcagtgccagccctCCACCATCGTCATTGagccctctcccgtggtggtgaccctgcccggacccatcctcagctccttcccgcagaacaccgccgtgggctcctccacctccgctgctgttggcagcatcctcagctgccAGGGAGTGC from Lagopus muta isolate bLagMut1 chromosome 25, bLagMut1 primary, whole genome shotgun sequence carries:
- the LOC125684547 gene encoding feather keratin Cos1-1/Cos1-3/Cos2-1-like — protein: MSLDMGQLRSTIKDSPVPYSLIRFSCLFLPGNQVHCQPKDMSCCDPCVPCRPCGPTPLASSCNEPCVRQCQPSTIVIEPSPVVVTLPGPILSSFPQNTAVGSSTSAAVGSILSCQGVPITSGGFDLSCISNRYCGRRCN